A stretch of Anoplopoma fimbria isolate UVic2021 breed Golden Eagle Sablefish chromosome 4, Afim_UVic_2022, whole genome shotgun sequence DNA encodes these proteins:
- the ndufa1 gene encoding NADH dehydrogenase [ubiquinone] 1 alpha subcomplex subunit 1 produces the protein MWYEILPGFAVMTVCLIIPGVATAQIHKLTNGGKEKRIARFPWHWYLMERDRRVSGTGKYHDSKGLENIH, from the exons ATGTGGTATGAGATCCTGCCGGGCTTCGCCGTCATGACGGTGTGTCTGATCATTCCCGGCGTCGCCACCGCGCAGATACACAAGCTGACCAACGGGGGGAAG GAAAAGAGGATCGCTCGGTTTCCATGGCACTGGTAtctgatggagagagacaggcggGTGTCTGGGACAGGGAAGTACCATGACTCCAAG GGACTCGAGAACATCCACTGA
- the upf3b gene encoding LOW QUALITY PROTEIN: regulator of nonsense transcripts 3B (The sequence of the model RefSeq protein was modified relative to this genomic sequence to represent the inferred CDS: deleted 2 bases in 1 codon), translated as MKEDKENARPKERKVEIRCEDAEKTERSKEKKEAMTKIVIRRLPPSLTKEELEEQLQPLPEVDYLEFFSNDASLYPHLYARAYINFKNQEDIVLFRDRFDGYVFIDSRGQEYPAIVEFAPFQKTAKKRSKKKDAKCGTIAEDPDYKKFLEFYNGDDDKLASTPETLLEEIEAKSKELVAKKTTPLLDFLKNKQRIREEKKEERRRRELERKRLRDEERRKWREEDRRKRKEVDKMKRHEKPLEKDKDQVKEEPKIKLLKKPDRSDDADSEKPKEKAKKPDRPNKEDRSMGVVDHKRRPHIENKEDRGRKADEEGRKEFRERDPDRDRERDRERDRTREERLQREKERIRRQDENRRRRRERQDGENSCRKREEEVKKDKERARERKKGENIGDSSHSERPERPTKDYKKEESNKRDRLRNKDRPAIQLYQPGARSRNRGGGGGGGGGGGGGGAEANSSDRMLETETEKVADKGDD; from the exons ATGaaggaagacaaagaaaacgCTCGGCccaaagagagaaaagtggaAATAAGGTGTGAAGATGCAGAAAAGACGGAGAGGtcgaaggaaaagaaagaggccATGACAAAG attgtgaTCAGACGGCTGCCACCAAGTCTGACcaaggaggagctggaggagcagctaCAACCTCTCCCAGAGGTGGACTACCTGGAGTTTTTCTCCAATGACGCCAG CCTGTATCCTCACCTCTACGCGAGGGCGTACatcaattttaaaaatcaaGAGGATATAGTTCTCTTCAGAGATCGATTTGATGGATATGTGTTCATCGACAGCAGAG GACAGGAGTATCCAGCCATCGTGGAGTTTGCACCTTTTCAAAAGACTGCCAAGAAAAGAAGTAAGAAGAAGGATGCAAAATGTGGAACAATTGCTGAAG ATCCTGATTACAAGAAGTTTCTTGAATTTTACAACGGAGATGACGACAAGTTGGCATCAACCCCAGAGACACTGTTGGAAGAGATTGAGGCAAAATCAAAGGAACTTGTAG caaaaaaaacaactcctcTGCTGGACTTCTTGAAGAATAAACAG AGaatcagagaggaaaagaaagaagagagaagaaggagggagcTTGAACGCAAGCGCCTGCGTGACGAGGAGCGTCGtaagtggagggaggaggacagaaggaAGCGCAAAGAGGTAGACAAGATGAAGAGACACGAGAAACCCCTGGAGAAAGACAAGGACCAAGTTAAAGAAGAACCAAAGATTAAG CTCCTGAAGAAGCCAGACAGAAGTGATGATGCTGATTCTGAGAAGCCCAAGGAAAAAGCCAAGAAACCAGACAGGCCAAATAAAGAGGACAGATCCATGGGGGTCGTCGATCATAAGAGGCGTCCACACATTGAAAATAAGGAGGATCGAGGGAGGAA AGCGGAcgaagaggggaggaaggagttCAGGGAGCGTGACCCAGATCGCGACCGAGAGCGCGACAGGGAGCGCGAC AGAACGAGAGAGGAgcggctgcagagagagaaggagcgcATCAGGCGACAGGACGAAAATCGTCGGAGAAGGAGAGAACGTCAGGATGGAGAGAACTCATGcaggaaaagggaggaggaggttaaaaaagacaaagagcgtgccagggagaggaaaaagggTGAAAACATTGGAGACTCTTCTCACTCTGAGAGGCCAGAGAGGCCTACCAAAGACTACAAGAAGGAGGAAAGTAATAAAAGAGACCGTCTACGAAATAAG GACCGGCCTGCGATTCAGCTGTACCAGCCAGGGGCCAGAAGCCGCAATCGAggtggcggaggaggaggaggaggcggaggaggcggaggaggagcgGAAGCCAACTCTTCCGACAGAATGCTAGAAACTGAGACCGAGAAAGTGGCTGACAAAGGAGACGACTGA
- the rpl39 gene encoding 60S ribosomal protein L39 — protein MSSHKTFRIKRFLAKKQKQNRPIPQWIRMKTGNKIRYNSKRRHWRRTKLGL, from the exons ATG TCGTCCCACAAGACTTTCAGGATCAAGCGCTTCCTTGCCAAGAAGCAGAAACAGAACAGGCCCATTCCTCAGTGGATCAGaatgaagactggaaacaagatCAG GTACAACTCCAAGAGGAGACACTGGAGGAGGACCAAGCTTGGCCTGTAA
- the sowahd gene encoding ankyrin repeat domain-containing protein SOWAHD: MYESRSDDAGCDSTGSEPAVGRGDAHVGRRRTGRPGSVVERLSRYGMQVMPSSFPRRSRLQRQLEVTDGEAPERGSLTPAMRKKYLKEQLLLSDPTHGASSEQDADWALYPMEHAWMLSAVEGSYDTLLEFISEHPCLLTRKDFISGYSVLHWLAKSGRDETLLQLLRDAQSAGLRVDVDVRGSGGLTPLHVASMHGQYMVVKLLVGAFSANVDAMDYNGKRAWQYLKGDAPLEMRELLGMWDEEHSVGTNGKQNVNNNSAGRVDLTACDEVDHGEAEVAVNSSDRTERGGGWRFGFLSRLLPSLSFLGNKC, translated from the coding sequence ATGTATGAGAGCAGATCGGATGATGCTGGATGTGACTCAACTGGATCCGAACCAGCTGTCGGTCGTGGCGACGCCCACgtcgggaggaggaggacgggcaGGCCGGGCAGCGTTGTGGAGCGACTCTCGAGGTATGGCATGCAGGTCATGCCGAGCTCCTTCCCGCGTAGGTCGAGACTGCAGAGGCAGCTGGAGGTCACCGACGGGGAGGCTCCGGAGAGAGGCTCGCTCACACCCGCCATGCGTAAAAAGTACCTGAAGGAGCAGCTGCTCCTGAGCGACCCGACGCACGGCGCCTCCTCCGAGCAGGACGCGGACTGGGCTTTGTATCCGATGGAGCACGCGTGGATGCTGTCCGCCGTGGAGGGGAGCTATGACACCTTACTGGAGTTCATCTCGGAGCACCCGTGTCTGTTAACGAGGAAGGACTTCATCAGCGGGTACTCGGTGCTGCACTGGCTGGCCAAGAGCGGACGCGACGAGACTCTGCTCCAACTCCTGCGTGACGCGCAGAGTGCGGGGCTCCGGGTGGACGTGGACGTGCGGGGCAGCGGAGGGCTCACCCCGCTGCACGTCGCCAGCATGCACGGGCAGTACATGGTGGTCAAGCTGCTGGTCGGAGCTTTCAGTGCCAACGTCGATGCCATGGACTACAATGGGAAGAGAGCCTGGCAGTATCTGAAGGGAGACGCCCCGCTGGAGATGAGGGAGCTGCTGGGGATGTGGGATGAGGAGCACAGCGTGGGGACAAATGGGAAACAAAACGTCAACAACAACAGCGCGGGGAGGGTGGACTTGACCGCGTGTGATGAGGTCGATCACGGGGAGGCAGAGGTGGCAGTGAACTCCTCTGACCGGACTGAGAGAGGTGGAGGCTGGAGGTTTGGGTTTTTAAGCAGGCTGCTACCCTCGCTTTCATTTCTTGGAAACAAATGCTGA
- the pttg1 gene encoding securin produces MANIIFAERENARLQPTNRKMRQRLQSAPEKLLTLMSAKTLHTPLPSGRKAFGAVNKKISTPVVNTQEKLKPQETKVKHASLIKVEEYPEIEKFIPYDPLEFEKYSIPEDLIPLGDFALPGLACFSQAPDLCEDDFEMFDPLSSPSPLKMQKRSDHCSELDAFLQTLDELTVDLPAEPFTD; encoded by the exons ATGGCCAACATAATCTTTGCAGAGCGAGAGAATGCACGTCTTCAGCCAACTAATCGGAAGATGCGTCAGCGCCTTCAGTCTGCTCCAG AGAAACTCTTAACTCTTATGAGTGCCAAAACCTTACACACCCCTCTGCCATCTGGTCGTAAGGCTTTTGGTGCCGTcaacaaaaaaatctcaacCCCTGTCGTCAACACACAAGAGAAGCTAAAGCCACAG GAAACTAAAGTCAAACATGCTTCTCTGATCAAAGTGGAGGAATATCCAGAAATTGAGAAGTTCATCCCTTATGACCCACTTG AGTTTGAGAAGTACAGCATACCTGAGGATTTGATTCCTCTCGGGGACTTCGCTCTGCCTGGACTGGCCTGTTTTTCACAAGCTCCTGATCTGTGTGAGGACGACTTTGAGATGTTTGATCCACTCTCAAGCCCATCCCCTTTAAAGATGCAAAAACGTTCAG ATCATTGCTCAGAGCTGGACGCCTTTCTGCAGACGCTTGACGAGCTGACTGTTGACCTTCCTGCTGAACCTTTTACTGACTGA